The following proteins are encoded in a genomic region of Terriglobales bacterium:
- a CDS encoding chlorite dismutase family protein, protein MAQAIKSEPQSSMPGGQESRRQLVSFSFYKVMPEWRRLAHAERDEHRREAAEVLRRWSSFGELRLLTYSTVGMRADCDMVLWRICYSLECLQSMSRELLATRLGGYLETKYSYLAMTKRMQYAIKSSREHDDERGFVKAGKAKYLFVYPLRKTRDWYQLVWEERQRIINEYIQVIDEFPRVRFHIAYSFGIDDPEYVLAYESDYPEDFLDMVQQLRDTENSAYTAVDTPRVTCVQTSVEEMLERLG, encoded by the coding sequence ATGGCGCAGGCTATCAAGTCGGAGCCGCAAAGCAGCATGCCGGGTGGCCAGGAGTCGCGCCGCCAATTGGTAAGTTTTTCATTTTATAAAGTGATGCCCGAGTGGCGCCGGCTGGCGCATGCGGAACGAGATGAGCATCGTCGGGAAGCGGCCGAGGTGCTGCGACGCTGGTCAAGTTTCGGCGAACTGCGGTTGCTTACCTACTCGACGGTGGGTATGCGCGCGGACTGCGACATGGTGCTGTGGCGCATCTGCTACTCGCTCGAATGCCTGCAGAGCATGTCGCGGGAGTTGCTGGCGACACGGCTGGGAGGATACCTCGAGACCAAGTATTCCTACCTGGCGATGACCAAGCGCATGCAGTACGCCATCAAGTCCAGCCGCGAGCACGACGACGAGCGCGGATTCGTGAAAGCCGGAAAGGCGAAGTACCTATTTGTGTATCCGCTCCGGAAGACGCGCGATTGGTACCAGCTGGTGTGGGAGGAGCGGCAGCGCATCATTAATGAGTACATTCAGGTGATCGACGAATTTCCACGGGTGCGCTTCCACATCGCCTACTCTTTTGGAATTGACGATCCGGAGTATGTGCTGGCGTATGAGAGCGACTACCCGGAAGATTTCCTGGATATGGTGCAGCAGTTGCGCGATACGGAAAACAGCGCATACACAGCAGTGGACACCCCGCGAGTGACCTGCGTGCAGACGTCGGTAGAGGAAATGCTGGAGCGGTTGGGCTGA
- a CDS encoding DedA family protein: protein MVSKIITALSGFIISVISAGGYLGIVALMAIESACIPLPSEIIMPFSGYLVYAGRFKLLWVAVAGALGCNLGSAIAYAVGYYGGRPLVEKYGSYLLLSRHELDWADRFFARYGSITVFISRLLPVVRTFIALPAGVARMPQGRFHLYTFVGSFPWCLGLAFVGMKLGERWDTDPRLKTWFHRFDAIILAVIVVGIILFVWSRWRGRIRAGEEKSQQTPVA from the coding sequence ATGGTCTCCAAAATCATCACCGCGCTTAGCGGCTTCATCATCTCCGTGATCTCCGCCGGCGGATACCTGGGCATCGTCGCCCTCATGGCCATCGAGTCGGCCTGCATTCCATTGCCCTCGGAGATCATCATGCCGTTCTCCGGGTACCTGGTTTACGCCGGCCGCTTCAAGTTGCTCTGGGTCGCCGTCGCGGGGGCGCTGGGCTGCAATCTCGGTTCCGCCATCGCTTACGCGGTCGGGTACTACGGCGGCCGCCCACTGGTCGAAAAGTACGGCTCCTATCTCCTGCTCAGCCGCCACGAACTCGATTGGGCCGACCGCTTCTTCGCCCGCTACGGCAGCATCACCGTCTTCATCAGCCGTCTCTTGCCGGTGGTGCGCACATTCATCGCCCTGCCCGCGGGTGTCGCCCGCATGCCGCAGGGCCGCTTCCACCTCTACACTTTTGTGGGATCTTTTCCCTGGTGCCTCGGCCTGGCGTTTGTCGGGATGAAACTAGGCGAGCGTTGGGACACCGATCCCCGACTCAAAACCTGGTTCCATCGCTTCGATGCCATCATCCTCGCGGTGATTGTGGTTGGAATAATCCTCTTCGTCTGGTCGCGTTGGCGGGGAAGAATTCGTGCCGGAGAAGAAAAGTCACAGCAAACGCCGGTAGCCTAG
- a CDS encoding aldo/keto reductase: MEKRKLGKSNLEVSAMGLGCMGMSYGLGPPADKKEMISLIRTAVELGVTFFDTAEVYGPFTNEELVGEALAPYRRQVVIATKFGFAPNPNDGGKWTALDSRPEHIKAVAEGSLKRLKTDVIDLFYQHRVDPDVPIEDVAGAVKELIRQGKVKHFGLSEPGVQTIRRAHRVQPVTAIQSEYSLWFRRPEQEVLPALEELGIGFVPFSPLGKGFLTGKIHENTKFDNSDFRNILPRFTPEARKTNQAMVDLLRKIGERKKATPAQIALAWLLAQKPWIVPIPGTTRLERLKENIGAVEVKLTPDDLREIDSASYEIRVEGARYPDKFEQMTGR, encoded by the coding sequence ATGGAAAAGCGCAAACTTGGAAAAAGCAACTTGGAAGTTTCCGCCATGGGGCTGGGCTGCATGGGAATGAGCTATGGCTTGGGCCCGCCTGCGGACAAGAAGGAGATGATCTCGCTCATTCGGACCGCCGTGGAACTCGGCGTGACGTTCTTCGATACCGCCGAAGTATATGGCCCGTTCACAAACGAGGAGCTCGTGGGCGAAGCGCTTGCTCCTTATCGCCGCCAGGTAGTGATTGCGACCAAGTTCGGCTTTGCGCCTAATCCCAACGACGGCGGTAAGTGGACCGCTCTAGACAGCCGGCCAGAGCACATCAAAGCGGTAGCCGAGGGCTCGCTCAAGCGACTGAAGACGGATGTCATTGACTTGTTCTATCAGCACCGGGTTGACCCTGACGTGCCGATCGAAGATGTCGCGGGCGCGGTGAAGGAGTTGATCCGCCAGGGCAAAGTCAAGCACTTTGGACTTTCTGAGCCCGGCGTTCAGACCATCCGCCGCGCACACCGAGTTCAGCCAGTGACGGCGATCCAGAGCGAATATTCGCTGTGGTTCAGGCGCCCTGAACAGGAGGTATTGCCGGCACTGGAGGAACTTGGGATCGGATTTGTTCCCTTCAGCCCTCTGGGTAAGGGCTTTCTCACCGGCAAGATCCACGAAAACACTAAGTTCGATAACAGCGACTTCCGCAACATCCTGCCTCGCTTTACACCAGAGGCTCGAAAAACCAACCAGGCCATGGTTGATTTGCTCAGGAAGATCGGAGAACGAAAGAAGGCGACTCCTGCTCAGATCGCGCTTGCCTGGCTGCTCGCTCAAAAGCCATGGATCGTTCCCATCCCCGGCACCACCAGGCTGGAGCGTCTGAAAGAAAACATCGGAGCAGTTGAAGTGAAGCTTACGCCTGACGATCTACGTGAGATCGACAGCGCTTCGTATGAGATCAGGGTGGAAGGGGCTCGATATCCGGATAAATTTGAGCAAATGACGGGTCGTTGA
- a CDS encoding EamA family transporter, whose translation MEAPSHRPTWKTLLAFSVIYFVWGSSFLAIRVGVLEVPPLILAAIRFLIAGVFLYGWMIAHGERSPTRRQWISASLLAALIFVFDYGLLFWAERRVPSGVAAVMMATIPVFMALAEIIFLGTQKLTLRLGVALLIGIAGVAVLMSRSLHLSGAPIDPRSAAALLVAAISWSVASILPRKLQLPASKVMSSGAQMLLGGVFLTVAAGALGEFRDFHPATVSRGAWFALLYLIVAASIVGFTAYVWLIHHESPTKVGTYAYVNPVVAVLVGYFVGGEALGLRTILGAGFVLIGVVLITTTPKVKTAATLEVENEPEVVGS comes from the coding sequence ATGGAAGCTCCATCGCATCGCCCCACTTGGAAGACCCTGCTGGCTTTCTCAGTCATCTATTTTGTGTGGGGATCGTCATTTCTTGCGATCAGGGTGGGCGTACTCGAAGTTCCGCCGTTGATTCTGGCCGCGATACGCTTCCTGATTGCGGGAGTGTTTCTTTACGGGTGGATGATCGCGCACGGCGAGCGATCGCCGACCCGGCGTCAATGGATTTCCGCGTCTCTTCTCGCCGCACTGATCTTTGTGTTCGATTACGGGCTGTTGTTCTGGGCGGAGCGGCGGGTGCCTTCCGGCGTGGCTGCGGTGATGATGGCCACGATTCCGGTGTTCATGGCGCTCGCGGAAATTATTTTTCTGGGCACGCAGAAGCTCACGCTGCGTTTGGGAGTCGCGCTCTTGATCGGGATCGCCGGCGTGGCGGTGCTGATGAGCCGTTCATTGCACCTGAGCGGCGCGCCCATTGACCCGCGGAGTGCGGCAGCGCTGCTGGTTGCAGCCATCAGCTGGTCCGTTGCCTCGATTCTGCCGCGCAAGCTACAGCTACCGGCTTCCAAAGTGATGAGCTCAGGAGCGCAGATGCTTCTTGGCGGCGTGTTTCTGACGGTGGCGGCGGGCGCGCTAGGCGAATTCCGTGATTTTCACCCGGCGACGGTCTCACGTGGCGCCTGGTTTGCGCTGCTCTACTTGATTGTGGCAGCGTCCATCGTCGGATTTACGGCCTACGTGTGGCTGATTCACCATGAGTCGCCGACCAAAGTCGGGACTTATGCGTATGTGAATCCGGTGGTGGCGGTGCTGGTGGGATATTTCGTGGGCGGCGAGGCGCTTGGCCTGCGAACCATTCTGGGGGCGGGCTTTGTGCTGATCGGCGTGGTGTTGATCACTACGACGCCAAAGGTGAAGACGGCTGCCACACTCGAGGTGGAGAATGAGCCGGAGGTGGTGGGATCGTAA
- a CDS encoding M48 family metallopeptidase, with protein sequence MKYRRAAVALFFLLLTSQWMIGQSDQKQPNQTSSDQGVQAQGPTPVQVDQTQPPPDSTPPATSADDSADKGKPKHAGKNNVDAIGNRSVGNGLSFYSIEKEIRIGKQYAQEVEASVKLVQDPVINEYVNRIGQNLVRNSDAKVPFTIKVIDTDVVNAMALPGGFFYVNSGLILAADEEAELAGVMSHEIAHVAARHWAHAMTKGQLLNIASIPLIFVGGGIGYAVRSAAGIGLPMTFLTFQRSQEAEADYLGVQYMYKTGYDPQAFISFFEKLKAKEKKKPGFWDKTFASHPQTPDRIGKSQEEIARILPARNQYVVSTSEFDEVKARLAALENRRKGLDTENDNRPSLRRTAAKNKDKDGKDGKGDDRPTLKRRTDD encoded by the coding sequence ATGAAGTACCGCCGGGCGGCAGTGGCGCTGTTCTTTTTGCTTCTCACCAGCCAGTGGATGATCGGGCAGTCCGATCAGAAGCAGCCAAATCAAACTTCCAGCGACCAGGGGGTGCAGGCGCAAGGCCCAACTCCGGTGCAGGTGGACCAGACTCAGCCGCCCCCGGATTCAACACCGCCGGCAACTTCAGCCGATGACTCCGCCGACAAAGGCAAGCCCAAGCATGCAGGAAAAAACAATGTGGACGCCATCGGCAACCGCAGTGTCGGTAACGGCCTCAGCTTCTACTCCATCGAGAAAGAAATCCGCATTGGTAAGCAGTACGCCCAGGAAGTCGAAGCCAGCGTCAAGTTAGTTCAGGATCCCGTCATTAACGAGTATGTGAACCGCATCGGCCAGAACCTGGTGCGCAACTCCGACGCCAAGGTCCCGTTCACCATTAAGGTCATTGACACCGACGTGGTCAACGCCATGGCGCTGCCCGGCGGATTCTTTTACGTGAATTCAGGTCTCATCCTCGCGGCCGACGAAGAAGCAGAACTTGCCGGCGTAATGTCGCATGAGATCGCGCACGTCGCCGCGCGTCACTGGGCCCACGCCATGACCAAGGGCCAGCTGTTGAACATCGCCTCCATCCCGCTCATCTTCGTGGGCGGCGGCATCGGATACGCGGTGCGCTCGGCCGCCGGCATCGGTCTCCCAATGACGTTCCTCACCTTCCAGCGCAGCCAGGAAGCTGAAGCCGATTATCTCGGCGTGCAGTACATGTACAAGACCGGATACGATCCCCAAGCCTTCATCAGCTTTTTCGAAAAGCTCAAAGCAAAAGAAAAGAAGAAGCCGGGATTCTGGGACAAGACTTTCGCTTCCCATCCCCAGACGCCCGACCGCATTGGCAAGAGCCAGGAAGAGATCGCGCGAATTCTTCCCGCTCGCAATCAGTATGTGGTGAGCACTTCAGAGTTCGACGAGGTCAAGGCGCGACTGGCTGCGCTCGAAAACCGCCGCAAGGGTCTTGATACCGAAAACGATAATCGTCCCAGCCTCCGCCGCACCGCCGCCAAGAAT
- a CDS encoding inositol-3-phosphate synthase, translating into MATRQKSASSQSRNPDSVKIAPAKGKLGVMIPGMGAVATTFVAGVEAVRRKIAEPIGSLTQGGTIRLGKRTEARSPKIHDFVPLAGLNDLVFTGWDLFEDDMYASAVNAGVLETSLLDQIKPFLQSIKPRKAVFDRNYVRKLDGPNVKKGKNKMDLAEQVRDDIRDFRKRSGADRLIVIWCGSTEIFLTPGPAHASVAAFEKALAKNDESIAPSMIYAYAALSEGVPFANGAPNLTTDLPAMQELSRRNQAPICGKDFKTGQTLLKTILAPGFKARVLGLSGWYSTNILGNRDGEVLEDPDSFKTKEESKLGVLDQILQPKLYPHLYGDLYHKVSINYYPPRGDNKEGWDNIDIFGWLGYPMQIKVNFLCRDSILAAPLVLDLVLFLDLAQRTPELRGRGIQEWLSFYFKSPMTAPGLYPEHDLFIQLMKLKNTLRHLKGEELITHLGLEYYD; encoded by the coding sequence ATGGCCACACGGCAGAAGAGTGCATCCTCGCAGTCCCGCAACCCAGATTCGGTCAAGATAGCGCCCGCCAAAGGCAAACTCGGAGTCATGATTCCCGGCATGGGCGCGGTGGCGACCACTTTCGTCGCCGGCGTAGAAGCCGTCCGTCGCAAGATTGCCGAGCCTATCGGTTCGCTGACTCAGGGCGGTACCATCCGTCTCGGCAAGCGCACTGAGGCCCGCTCGCCCAAGATCCACGATTTCGTTCCGCTCGCCGGGTTGAACGATCTGGTATTCACTGGTTGGGACCTGTTTGAAGATGACATGTACGCCTCGGCCGTCAACGCCGGCGTGCTCGAAACCAGCCTGCTCGACCAGATCAAGCCTTTTCTGCAGTCCATCAAGCCCCGCAAAGCTGTCTTCGACCGCAACTACGTACGCAAGCTCGACGGCCCCAACGTCAAGAAAGGCAAGAACAAAATGGACCTCGCCGAGCAGGTCCGTGACGACATTCGCGACTTCCGCAAGCGCTCCGGCGCCGATCGCCTGATCGTGATCTGGTGCGGTTCCACCGAAATTTTCCTGACCCCCGGCCCGGCGCACGCCAGCGTGGCGGCATTCGAGAAGGCGCTCGCCAAAAACGACGAGAGCATCGCGCCCTCCATGATTTATGCTTACGCGGCGCTCTCTGAAGGTGTGCCCTTTGCCAATGGCGCGCCCAATCTCACCACCGACCTTCCCGCCATGCAGGAGCTCTCGCGCCGCAACCAGGCACCCATCTGCGGCAAGGACTTCAAAACCGGCCAGACTTTACTCAAGACCATTCTCGCCCCGGGATTCAAGGCCCGCGTGTTGGGCCTCAGCGGCTGGTACTCCACCAACATTCTGGGTAACCGCGACGGCGAGGTGCTCGAAGATCCGGATTCCTTCAAGACCAAGGAGGAATCCAAGCTCGGCGTCCTCGACCAGATTCTCCAGCCCAAGCTTTACCCTCATTTGTACGGCGATCTCTATCACAAGGTAAGCATCAACTATTACCCTCCGCGCGGTGACAACAAAGAGGGTTGGGACAACATTGATATCTTCGGCTGGTTGGGCTACCCCATGCAGATCAAGGTGAATTTTCTCTGTCGCGACTCCATCCTCGCAGCCCCGCTCGTACTCGATCTCGTGCTCTTTCTCGACCTGGCGCAGCGCACTCCAGAACTGCGTGGCCGCGGCATACAGGAATGGCTCAGCTTTTATTTCAAGTCGCCGATGACCGCTCCCGGCCTCTATCCCGAGCACGACCTCTTCATCCAGCTCATGAAGCTCAAGAACACCTTGCGCCACTTGAAAGGCGAGGAACTCATTACCCACCTCGGCCTCGAATACTACGATTGA
- the nth gene encoding endonuclease III, which yields MARGIVPRQPTKSGRQAGVKRATPRGTPPQARSFKSGNNPVQFKSAAGQAAAAKYQKPSGQKKFGYDPVAPERLQEILKRLDQTYPGVTCALNHKSAWELLVATILSAQCTDVRVNMVTPEIFRKYPTPQAFAQLKPEQLEPDIRSTGFFRNKSKSVVGAAKKLIADFGGQVPDEMDKLLTIPGVARKTANVVLGTWFDKAEGVVVDTHVHRIARRLELTRNDDPQKIEQDLMKVIPREKWIQFAHQLIWHGRKLCLARQPKCADCPLENICHAADKTWSTVEIHKAAR from the coding sequence ATGGCGCGTGGCATTGTTCCCCGTCAACCGACCAAAAGCGGACGGCAGGCGGGAGTGAAGCGGGCCACACCGCGAGGCACGCCGCCTCAAGCACGAAGTTTTAAGTCTGGAAACAACCCAGTGCAGTTCAAATCGGCTGCCGGTCAAGCGGCAGCGGCAAAATACCAAAAACCATCAGGGCAGAAAAAGTTTGGCTACGATCCGGTTGCGCCAGAGCGCCTGCAGGAGATTCTTAAACGCCTGGACCAGACCTATCCCGGGGTGACTTGTGCACTGAATCACAAGAGCGCCTGGGAGCTGCTGGTAGCAACGATTCTTTCGGCGCAGTGCACCGATGTGCGGGTGAACATGGTGACCCCCGAGATCTTTCGCAAATATCCCACGCCGCAGGCTTTTGCCCAGCTCAAGCCGGAGCAGCTCGAACCCGATATTCGCTCAACTGGTTTTTTCCGTAACAAGAGCAAATCGGTGGTGGGCGCGGCTAAGAAACTGATTGCAGACTTCGGCGGCCAGGTGCCAGACGAGATGGACAAGCTGCTCACCATTCCGGGGGTGGCCCGCAAGACCGCGAACGTGGTTTTGGGGACGTGGTTCGACAAAGCTGAAGGCGTGGTGGTTGACACGCACGTTCACCGGATCGCGCGACGCCTGGAGCTGACCAGGAACGATGACCCGCAAAAGATCGAACAGGACCTGATGAAGGTGATCCCGCGCGAGAAGTGGATCCAGTTTGCTCATCAGCTCATCTGGCACGGCCGCAAGCTGTGCCTGGCGCGCCAGCCCAAGTGTGCCGATTGTCCGCTGGAAAATATCTGCCACGCTGCCGACAAGACCTGGTCAACAGTCGAGATCCATAAGGCGGCAAGGTAA